One uncultured Draconibacterium sp. genomic window, AGTACCCGACACACAAAAGGTAATTAATGGTTTAAAAGACATCCATATAACTTTTAAATGGGATGAAAAACTGGGCCAGAACACCACATTTTTAAACGGTGAAAATGTAGAAACCGAAATTCGTCAATTGGAAGTATCGCAAAATGTAAGCCCCATTAGTACCATTGCCGAAGTGCGACACGAAATGGTTCGCCAACAACGCGAGAATGGAAAAAACAAAGGAGTTGTAATGGATGGCCGCGATATTGGAACTGTTGTTTTCCCCGATGCCGAATTAAAAATATTTATGACCGCTTCGCCTGAAATTCGGGCACAACGCCGCTTTCTGGAACTCAGCGAAAAAGGAGACAAGGTAAATTTCGAAGAGATTCTGGCAAATGTGGAAGGCCGCGATAAAATTGACTCAACACGTGCAGTTGGCCCATTAAAACAAGCGGACGATGCACTTGTTCTTGACAACAGCAATTTAAGCCGCGAAGAACAACTGGAATGGACAATTAGTAAAGTGAAAGAAATAACGGAGGAGAAATGATTGTTGAAATTGACAGACGATCGGGGTTTTGTTTTGGCGTAATTAATGCCATAAAAGCCGCCGAAGACGAACTAAAAGAGTCGAACCAATTGTATTGTTTAGGCGACATTGTTCACAACGGTATGGAAGTAGACCGTCTGGAAAAAATGGGACTTAAATCAATTACAAACGAAGAATATTTTACCTTAAAAAACTGCAAAGTTCTGATTCGTGCACACGGCGAACCACCCGAAACGTATTCATATGCCGAAGAAAACAACATCGAATTAATTGATGCTACCTGCCCGGTGGTGCTTACACTTCAGGAAAAAGTGAAACGATCGTACACGCAAAATGTAAAACAGGAAGGACAGGTTGTTATTTACGGGAAAAAAGGGCATGCAGAAATCGTTGGTTTAAACGGACAAACAAACCACAATGCAATTATTATTGAAAGTGTTGACGATGTAAAAAAGATTGACATGAACCGCCCTGTTTCGCTTTATTCGCAGACAACAAAACGAATCGAGGATTTTCATGAAATAGCCAAAACGGTAAAAGAGAGTATTAAACCAGGCCTACCGGTTGAAATTAAAGATACCATTTGCCGGCAGGTTTCAAACCGTGTTCCCAATCTGAAGGAGTTTGCAACCCGCTATGATTTAATTCTTTTTGTGGCCGGCCAAAAAAGCTCAAACGGACAATACTTATTCACCATTTGCAAAGAAGTGAACGATGCCACATATCGTATTTCAAAAACCGACGAAATTGAAAAATCCTGGTTCGCGGGAATTGAATCGGTAGGGATTTGTGGTGCAACTTCAACACCAAACTGGTTAATGGAGGAAGTGGCCGATTGGGTAAAAACAAATATTGAATAAAAAGGCTTTCGGCTTCCGGTTTCAAATTTTACAGTACTTTTAGACAAAGTTTTTTCAGTTTACATGCCTGAACTATTTGCTCAAGTTATATTGCCTTTGTCGTTACACGGTGCATACACTTACAAGGTGCCTGCGTTGTTGCAAAACGATATTGCCCCGGGCAAACGGGTAATTGTTCAGTTTGGCAAGAAAAAAATGTATGCTGCACTGGTACTCTCGCTTTCAAGCGAAATGCCCGAAGAAATTGAAATAAAAGAAGTGCAGCAAATACTGGACGAACACCCCGTTGTACTTCCCGAAAACTTTAGGCTCTGGCACTGGATTGCCAGTTATTACTGCTGTACTTTGGGCGATGTGTTTAGAGCTGCCTTACCCACCGGATTAAAACTGGAAAGTAAATCAAAAGTATTTTTAACAGGAGCCGACACCCAGGTTAAGGTTTCGGACAACGAAGAAATCATACTCCGTCAACTGGAACAAGACGTGTGTTTGCTGGATGATTTACAGCGAAAACTGGGAAGCAATTTTTCGTATGCAGCTTTAAAATCGCTAATGGGCAAACAGTTGATTTATGTTGAAGAAAAAGTTAATGCCAAATACAAACCCAAAACAGAAAGTTTTGTAAAACTGCATCCCGAAATAGACTCGGAGAAAACACTTAACGAAAAGGCTGAATCGTTAAAACGGGCAAAAAAACAGTTGCAATTGCTTTATCATTTTTGTTCGGCTACCAATGCATTTGGACAAGACCAGGTTACCGAGATTACAAAAAGGGAGCTTTTACATGGAACCAGTTTTTCGCCTTCACTTGTAAAAGAACTCGACAAAAAGAAACTTCTAAAAGAATTCCGCAAACAGGTTTCCCGTATCGAAGAGGAGAAAATAGACCAGGTAAGTATTAACCTGTTAAACAAATACCAGGAAAAAGCACTGGCAGAAATTAAAAGCGAGTTTGAAAACAAACAGGTAACCTTAATTCACGGAATTACAGCCAGCGGAAAAACAGAGATCTACATTCATTTAATTGATGAAATTTTAAAAACAGGGAAACAGGCGCTTTACCTCGTACCGGAAATTGCCTTAACTACACAGATCATTCAACGTTTAAAAAATGTTTTTGGGAATAAAGTCGGTATTTATCACTCGCGCTTAAACAGCCAGGAACGTGTTGAAATCTGGGAAAAAACACTGCAGTTTCAGCAGGAACCGGGTAAAGGATACCAGGTTGTTTTGGGTGCACGGTCGGCTGTATTTTTACCCTTCTCAAAAATCGGGCTGGTGATTGTCGACGAGGAGCACGAGAATTCATTTAAACAGTTCGATCCAACGCCACGCTACAACGCCCGCGATATGGCCGTAATTCTGGGTCTGCAAAACAATGCAAAAGTGTTATTGGGATCGGCCACACCGTCGTACGAATCGTATTACA contains:
- the cmk gene encoding (d)CMP kinase encodes the protein MSEKKIIIAIDGHSSCGKSTMAKSLAKQLGYIYIDTGAMYRVVTLVALRNGWINNKVPDTQKVINGLKDIHITFKWDEKLGQNTTFLNGENVETEIRQLEVSQNVSPISTIAEVRHEMVRQQRENGKNKGVVMDGRDIGTVVFPDAELKIFMTASPEIRAQRRFLELSEKGDKVNFEEILANVEGRDKIDSTRAVGPLKQADDALVLDNSNLSREEQLEWTISKVKEITEEK
- a CDS encoding 4-hydroxy-3-methylbut-2-enyl diphosphate reductase — its product is MIVEIDRRSGFCFGVINAIKAAEDELKESNQLYCLGDIVHNGMEVDRLEKMGLKSITNEEYFTLKNCKVLIRAHGEPPETYSYAEENNIELIDATCPVVLTLQEKVKRSYTQNVKQEGQVVIYGKKGHAEIVGLNGQTNHNAIIIESVDDVKKIDMNRPVSLYSQTTKRIEDFHEIAKTVKESIKPGLPVEIKDTICRQVSNRVPNLKEFATRYDLILFVAGQKSSNGQYLFTICKEVNDATYRISKTDEIEKSWFAGIESVGICGATSTPNWLMEEVADWVKTNIE
- the priA gene encoding primosomal protein N', which produces MPELFAQVILPLSLHGAYTYKVPALLQNDIAPGKRVIVQFGKKKMYAALVLSLSSEMPEEIEIKEVQQILDEHPVVLPENFRLWHWIASYYCCTLGDVFRAALPTGLKLESKSKVFLTGADTQVKVSDNEEIILRQLEQDVCLLDDLQRKLGSNFSYAALKSLMGKQLIYVEEKVNAKYKPKTESFVKLHPEIDSEKTLNEKAESLKRAKKQLQLLYHFCSATNAFGQDQVTEITKRELLHGTSFSPSLVKELDKKKLLKEFRKQVSRIEEEKIDQVSINLLNKYQEKALAEIKSEFENKQVTLIHGITASGKTEIYIHLIDEILKTGKQALYLVPEIALTTQIIQRLKNVFGNKVGIYHSRLNSQERVEIWEKTLQFQQEPGKGYQVVLGARSAVFLPFSKIGLVIVDEEHENSFKQFDPTPRYNARDMAVILGLQNNAKVLLGSATPSYESYYNALAGKYGLVNLFKRHSEMQLPEIIVSDLKRAYKRKEMRSLLTPDLYELMETALEKKEQIILFQNRRGYSPFVECFTCGHIPKCSNCDVSLTYHKYKRRLSCHYCGFSYQLPDKCDECGSPEIKTRGFGTEKIEDEIKQLFRNARIARMDLDTTQSKDAFSKIVKNLEERKTDILIGTQMVTKGLDFDHVSVVGILNADNLINFPDFRAHERAYQLISQVSGRAGRKYKRGKVVIQTSQPDHPLIELIQKQDYQQALNIQFEERKFFKYPPFFRLIKIVVKHKNIDTVNRASNQLAKLLKEYKHLIVMGPEFPLISRIQLWHQKEIWIKIDKKLNLDLVKSGIVESAKNVKKQPSNSNCVINIDVDPY